In Microbacterium sp. SLBN-146, one genomic interval encodes:
- a CDS encoding sodium-dependent transporter has product MARTDSAPAAKSHAAPREEWTGQIGFILSAIGSAVGLGNIWRFPGVAYENGGGAFLIPYLVALLTAGIPILFLDYAIGHRFRGAAPTAFRRLGGRLGRWMESLGWFQAMIAFVIGLYYTVVIAWALSFFVFSFDLRWGDDPAAFFTGDYLQVGEPGFSLDFVPGVLIPLAIVWVLAIVVLAAGVAKGLQRTNVIALPVLLVAFTVLVVRALFLDGAGEGLTALFTPEWSALADPNVWIAAYGQIFFSLSIAFGIMITYASYRRRRSNLTTPGLVVAFSNSSFEILAGIGVFATLGFFAFQQGVAVDELEGLTGVGLSFMTFPAIVSQMPGGPIFGCLFFGSLALAGFTSLVSVLQVVSAAVQEKFGITRRAAAIGVGGVSAVLSVLIFSTTTGLLALDVVDQWANNVGIVASAVLTTVLVVWVARKGPELRYHLNTLSTFRVGNIWVILVGVLGPVVLGYMLISKIVSLIVEGYGGLPAWYLGVFGWGTVALLVVGAVLVTVVPWRRSPDDFTPWPPYPPASDERTPASQKGVRS; this is encoded by the coding sequence ATGGCCCGGACTGACAGCGCGCCCGCTGCGAAATCGCACGCCGCACCGCGAGAGGAGTGGACAGGGCAGATCGGGTTCATCCTCTCGGCCATCGGCTCGGCGGTCGGGCTCGGCAACATCTGGAGGTTCCCCGGCGTCGCGTACGAGAACGGCGGCGGAGCCTTCCTGATCCCGTATCTCGTCGCACTCCTCACTGCCGGCATCCCGATCCTCTTCCTCGACTACGCCATCGGCCACCGCTTCCGTGGTGCGGCCCCCACGGCCTTCCGCCGGCTGGGCGGTCGCCTCGGGCGCTGGATGGAATCGCTCGGATGGTTCCAGGCGATGATCGCCTTCGTCATCGGCCTGTACTACACCGTCGTCATCGCGTGGGCGCTGAGCTTCTTCGTCTTCTCCTTCGATCTGCGGTGGGGAGACGACCCGGCAGCGTTCTTCACGGGCGACTACCTGCAGGTGGGAGAACCCGGATTCTCTCTCGACTTCGTTCCCGGCGTCCTCATTCCGCTTGCCATCGTCTGGGTGCTCGCGATCGTCGTGCTCGCGGCGGGCGTCGCGAAGGGACTGCAGCGCACGAACGTCATCGCGCTGCCCGTGCTCCTCGTCGCCTTCACGGTCCTCGTCGTCCGGGCCCTCTTCCTGGACGGCGCCGGCGAAGGACTGACGGCACTGTTCACGCCCGAATGGTCGGCGCTCGCCGATCCGAACGTGTGGATCGCGGCGTACGGCCAGATCTTCTTCTCCCTGTCGATCGCCTTCGGCATCATGATCACGTACGCGTCGTACCGGCGCCGCCGCTCGAATCTCACGACGCCCGGCCTCGTCGTGGCGTTCTCCAACTCGTCGTTCGAGATCCTCGCGGGCATCGGTGTCTTCGCGACGCTCGGCTTCTTCGCGTTCCAGCAGGGTGTCGCGGTGGACGAGCTCGAGGGGCTGACGGGCGTCGGGCTGTCGTTCATGACGTTCCCGGCGATCGTGTCGCAGATGCCGGGAGGCCCCATCTTCGGATGTCTCTTCTTCGGCTCCCTCGCCCTCGCCGGCTTCACGTCGCTCGTCTCGGTCCTCCAGGTCGTCTCGGCCGCCGTGCAGGAGAAGTTCGGGATCACGCGGCGCGCCGCGGCGATCGGCGTCGGGGGCGTCTCGGCCGTCCTCTCCGTCCTGATCTTCTCCACGACGACGGGACTCCTCGCTCTCGATGTCGTCGACCAGTGGGCCAACAACGTCGGCATCGTCGCATCGGCGGTCCTCACGACGGTGCTCGTCGTGTGGGTGGCGCGGAAGGGACCCGAGCTGCGGTACCACCTCAACACCCTCTCCACGTTCCGGGTGGGCAACATCTGGGTGATCCTCGTCGGCGTCCTCGGACCCGTCGTCCTCGGCTACATGCTCATCTCGAAGATCGTCTCGCTCATCGTCGAGGGGTACGGCGGGCTCCCCGCCTGGTACCTCGGCGTCTTCGGGTGGGGCACGGTCGCGCTCCTCGTCGTGGGCGCCGTCCTCGTCACGGTCGTGCCGTGGCGTCGGTCGCCCGACGACTTCACTCCGTGGCCGCCCTATCCGCCGGCGTCCGATGAGCGCACGCCTGCTTCGCAGAAGGGAGTCCGGTCATGA
- a CDS encoding methionine/alanine import family NSS transporter small subunit, which produces MTPIAITFLILSILIVWGGLVASAIFLRRRPEPDTFPEGAADDHREDDAPIEHDT; this is translated from the coding sequence ATGACTCCGATCGCCATCACATTCCTCATCCTGTCGATCCTGATCGTGTGGGGAGGCCTCGTCGCGAGCGCGATCTTCCTGCGCAGACGCCCCGAGCCCGACACGTTCCCCGAGGGTGCTGCCGACGACCATCGCGAAGACGACGCGCCCATCGAACACGACACGTGA
- a CDS encoding O-methyltransferase: MTDPTPDAWRRVDAYLTSTLVGGDDALVAAVADQNAAGLPAIEVAPVNGKLLHLLARMSGARRVLEIGTLGAYSTIWMARALPADGVVVTIEAEPRNAEIARANVDRAGVGERVEIRLGRAAEVLPTLEGEPPFDLVFIDADKESNTIYLDWAARLGRSGTVVVVDNIGRGGEVANPATERSDVIGAQRGLELLGRDPRFEATALQTLDAKGWDGVAIALVV; this comes from the coding sequence ATGACAGACCCCACCCCTGACGCGTGGCGACGCGTCGACGCTTACCTGACGTCCACTCTGGTGGGGGGAGACGACGCGCTCGTGGCCGCCGTCGCCGATCAGAACGCCGCGGGGCTCCCCGCCATCGAGGTCGCGCCCGTCAACGGCAAACTCCTCCACCTTCTGGCGCGGATGTCCGGGGCCCGACGGGTGCTCGAGATCGGCACGCTCGGGGCGTACTCCACGATCTGGATGGCGCGCGCCCTCCCCGCGGACGGTGTCGTCGTGACGATCGAGGCAGAGCCCCGCAATGCCGAGATCGCCCGGGCCAACGTCGACAGGGCGGGCGTCGGCGAGCGCGTCGAGATCCGGCTCGGGCGGGCCGCCGAGGTCCTTCCCACGCTCGAGGGGGAGCCGCCCTTCGACCTGGTGTTCATCGACGCCGACAAGGAGTCCAACACGATCTACCTCGACTGGGCGGCGCGACTCGGCCGCTCGGGAACGGTCGTCGTCGTCGACAACATCGGTCGCGGGGGAGAGGTCGCCAATCCGGCCACCGAGCGCTCGGACGTCATCGGGGCGCAGCGCGGACTGGAACTGCTCGGCCGGGACCCGCGATTCGAGGCCACCGCCCTCCAGACCCTCGACGCGAAAGGATGGGACGGCGTCGCCATCGCACTGGTCGTCTGA
- the eno gene encoding phosphopyruvate hydratase, whose protein sequence is MALIEAVGAREILDSRGNPTVEVEVLLDDGIVQRAAVPSGASTGAFEAYELRDGDKSRYSGKGVLKAVAAVIDELGPAIEGVDASEQRIIDEILIETDGTENKSRTGANAILGVSLAVAKAAADSADLPLFRYLGGPNAHVLPVPLFNVINGGEHADNGIDFQEYFLAPIGADTYAESLRWGTEIYHVLKGELKAAGFNTALGDEGGFAPDLPSNREGLDFLMKAIEKAGFTPGEQIAVGLDVAATEFFKDGVYTVEGNAWSADKLTDYFADLVANYPIVTIEDALAEDDWDAWKSLTDAIGTKVQLVGDDLFVTNPERLQRGIDLGVANALLVKVNQIGTLSETLDAISLATQNGYRSMLSHRSGETEDTTIADLAVAVNAGQIKTGAPARSERVAKYNQLLRIEEELGDAAIFAGRGAFPRYKG, encoded by the coding sequence GTGGCATTGATCGAGGCTGTAGGCGCACGCGAGATCCTCGACTCGCGCGGCAACCCGACCGTCGAAGTGGAGGTGCTGCTGGACGACGGCATCGTGCAGCGCGCAGCCGTTCCGTCGGGCGCATCGACGGGAGCCTTCGAGGCGTACGAGCTGCGTGACGGCGACAAGAGCCGCTACAGCGGCAAGGGCGTCCTCAAGGCCGTCGCCGCCGTCATCGACGAGCTCGGTCCTGCCATCGAAGGCGTCGACGCGAGCGAGCAGCGCATCATCGACGAGATCCTCATCGAGACCGACGGCACCGAGAACAAGTCGCGCACCGGCGCGAACGCGATCCTCGGCGTCTCGCTCGCGGTCGCCAAGGCGGCGGCCGACTCGGCCGACCTGCCGCTCTTCCGCTACCTCGGCGGCCCGAACGCGCATGTCCTCCCCGTTCCGCTGTTCAACGTCATCAACGGCGGCGAGCACGCCGACAACGGCATCGACTTCCAGGAGTACTTCCTCGCACCGATCGGCGCAGACACCTACGCCGAATCGCTGCGCTGGGGCACGGAGATCTACCACGTGCTCAAGGGCGAGCTGAAGGCCGCGGGCTTCAACACGGCCCTCGGTGACGAGGGCGGCTTCGCCCCCGACCTTCCGAGCAACCGCGAAGGTCTCGACTTCCTCATGAAGGCGATCGAGAAGGCGGGCTTCACGCCCGGCGAGCAGATCGCGGTCGGACTGGATGTCGCGGCCACCGAGTTCTTCAAGGACGGCGTCTACACGGTCGAGGGCAACGCCTGGTCGGCCGACAAGCTGACCGACTATTTCGCCGACCTCGTGGCCAACTACCCGATCGTCACGATCGAGGACGCGCTCGCCGAGGACGACTGGGATGCGTGGAAGTCGCTCACCGACGCGATCGGCACCAAGGTGCAGCTCGTCGGCGACGATCTCTTCGTCACGAACCCCGAGCGCCTGCAGCGCGGCATCGACCTGGGCGTGGCCAACGCGCTGCTGGTGAAGGTCAACCAGATCGGAACGCTGTCCGAGACGCTCGACGCGATTTCGCTGGCCACTCAGAACGGCTACCGCTCGATGCTCTCGCACCGCTCCGGTGAGACCGAGGACACCACGATCGCCGACCTCGCGGTCGCGGTGAACGCGGGTCAGATCAAGACCGGCGCGCCCGCCCGCAGCGAGCGCGTCGCGAAATACAATCAGCTTCTGCGCATCGAGGAAGAACTCGGCGACGCCGCGATCTTCGCGGGTCGCGGAGCATTCCCGCGCTACAAGGGCTAG
- a CDS encoding septum formation initiator family protein, whose product MAKTTAPPSRARRAPRERPALDVREWLGGIRLSGFMVIMLGLVVLAAFVLVPTVGTYLAQRQQVAALERSVQLGREEVEVLEAQRERWKDPAYITTQARERLYYVNPGEVVYLVDNDLPPEQIPQEQAAVSDEVAQTRTDWMAQFVRSLTEAGLSETVTAPTVGVPDPAPTDTPAP is encoded by the coding sequence GTGGCCAAGACGACGGCTCCCCCTTCGCGTGCGCGGCGGGCTCCACGCGAACGGCCCGCGCTCGACGTGCGGGAGTGGCTGGGCGGCATCCGTCTGTCTGGCTTCATGGTCATCATGCTGGGGCTCGTGGTTCTCGCGGCCTTCGTGCTGGTGCCGACGGTGGGCACCTATCTCGCGCAGCGGCAGCAGGTCGCCGCGCTCGAGCGCTCAGTGCAGCTCGGGCGTGAAGAGGTCGAGGTGCTCGAAGCGCAGCGGGAGCGCTGGAAGGACCCCGCGTACATCACGACGCAGGCTCGCGAGCGTCTTTATTACGTCAACCCCGGCGAGGTCGTCTACCTCGTCGACAACGATCTGCCGCCCGAGCAGATCCCTCAGGAGCAGGCCGCCGTCAGCGATGAGGTCGCACAGACCCGCACCGACTGGATGGCGCAATTCGTGCGCTCCCTCACCGAGGCGGGGCTCTCCGAGACCGTCACGGCTCCCACGGTCGGGGTGCCGGATCCCGCGCCGACCGACACGCCTGCCCCATGA
- a CDS encoding DUF501 domain-containing protein, whose amino-acid sequence MREQLGRPARGVVGIAARCVCGNPTVAATAPRLPDGTPFPTFYYLTHPGATAAMSALEADQVMRDLNAELAEDDDLRAAYARAHDAYLTDRAAFGDVEEIDGISAGGMPSRVKCLHAVLAHTLAAGPGVNPIGDRALALSTWTPDRCVCAHPGGGG is encoded by the coding sequence ATGCGCGAGCAGCTCGGACGCCCAGCGAGGGGAGTCGTGGGGATCGCGGCACGCTGTGTGTGCGGCAATCCGACGGTGGCGGCAACGGCGCCGCGGCTTCCCGACGGAACGCCGTTCCCGACCTTCTACTACCTGACCCACCCCGGCGCGACGGCGGCGATGTCGGCGCTCGAAGCCGACCAGGTGATGCGCGATCTCAACGCCGAACTCGCCGAAGACGACGATCTTCGCGCAGCGTACGCGCGTGCGCACGACGCCTACCTGACGGACCGGGCGGCGTTCGGTGACGTCGAAGAGATCGACGGCATCTCCGCCGGTGGGATGCCGAGTCGCGTCAAGTGCCTTCATGCGGTCTTGGCGCATACGCTCGCGGCGGGTCCCGGGGTGAACCCGATCGGCGACCGCGCACTAGCTCTGTCGACCTGGACACCCGATCGGTGCGTCTGCGCTCACCCGGGCGGCGGCGGATGA
- a CDS encoding S8 family serine peptidase has product MRRVLACTAVAVLLALGGAPAASAATPVTVPQVSATPQPDAVRAAQYWLEDYGIRDAWATTRGAGVRIAIIDTGIGRGPAEFDGAVVDGIDVSGAGSSDGRMPVGAVDANHGSWVGSLAAARGTGPESGMIGVAPEAELLSISVGFGSAASVSFVEQIAEAMHWAVDHGADVINLSLTTNIPDWDESWDEAFQYAFDNDVVVVVAAGNRASGTTKVGAPATIPGVLTVGGVDPQGRASVNASTQGITIGVSAPSEDLLGVSADGRLVQWDGTSGAAPIVAGIAALVRAAHPDLDANNVINRIVQTARPAGSLQERDPIYGYGLVDAARAVTADVPLVSQNPMGSLTEWIRLYRRADAAPAPEQTTNPVEIAPLPQAEMQPRAVSSLLPTQDTLLYGSLPLLLVTGTAILGALGVTAAVRRIRSASRAPSR; this is encoded by the coding sequence ATGAGACGCGTCCTCGCGTGCACCGCCGTCGCCGTGCTCCTCGCGCTCGGCGGGGCGCCCGCCGCGTCGGCCGCGACGCCCGTGACGGTGCCCCAGGTCTCGGCGACGCCGCAGCCGGACGCCGTGCGCGCGGCGCAGTACTGGCTCGAGGACTACGGCATCCGTGACGCCTGGGCGACGACGCGCGGCGCCGGGGTGCGCATCGCGATCATCGACACGGGGATCGGCCGCGGACCGGCGGAGTTCGACGGTGCCGTCGTGGACGGCATCGACGTCTCGGGAGCAGGATCGTCGGACGGACGGATGCCGGTGGGAGCGGTCGACGCGAACCACGGAAGCTGGGTCGGCTCCCTTGCGGCCGCGCGTGGCACAGGCCCCGAGTCGGGCATGATCGGCGTCGCGCCCGAAGCCGAGCTGCTCTCGATCTCGGTCGGCTTCGGCTCCGCGGCATCCGTGTCGTTCGTCGAGCAGATCGCCGAAGCGATGCACTGGGCCGTCGATCACGGTGCCGATGTCATCAACCTCTCGCTGACCACCAACATCCCCGACTGGGACGAGAGCTGGGACGAAGCGTTCCAGTACGCGTTCGACAACGACGTCGTCGTCGTCGTCGCGGCGGGGAACAGGGCGAGCGGAACGACGAAGGTGGGAGCTCCCGCCACGATCCCCGGCGTCCTGACCGTCGGCGGAGTGGACCCCCAGGGGCGTGCGAGCGTCAACGCGTCGACGCAGGGCATCACGATCGGTGTCTCCGCGCCGAGCGAAGACCTCCTCGGCGTATCCGCCGACGGGCGGCTCGTGCAGTGGGACGGCACGAGCGGCGCGGCCCCCATCGTCGCGGGCATCGCGGCGCTCGTGCGGGCGGCGCATCCGGATCTCGACGCCAACAACGTCATCAACCGCATCGTCCAGACGGCTCGTCCCGCCGGATCCTTGCAGGAGCGCGACCCCATCTACGGTTACGGTCTCGTGGATGCCGCTCGTGCCGTGACAGCAGACGTCCCGCTCGTCTCGCAGAACCCCATGGGGAGCCTGACGGAGTGGATCCGCCTCTACCGGCGCGCCGACGCGGCGCCCGCTCCGGAGCAGACGACGAACCCCGTAGAGATCGCGCCGCTGCCGCAGGCGGAGATGCAACCGCGCGCCGTCAGCTCGCTGCTGCCCACGCAGGACACCCTCCTCTACGGGTCGCTTCCGCTCCTCCTGGTCACGGGCACCGCTATACTGGGGGCGCTCGGCGTCACTGCAGCTGTCCGACGCATCCGATCGGCGTCCCGCGCGCCGAGCCGCTGA
- a CDS encoding NAD(P)/FAD-dependent oxidoreductase: MTNTVPKILIVGGGYAGFYTAWKLEKLLRKGEAEVTIVDPLPYMTYQPFLPEVAAGSIEARHSVVALRRHLHKTTVVAAKVTGINHAGKVATITPIAGEPYEFAYDQIVVTAGAVSRTFPIPGIADNAIGLKTIEEAVAIRDRLMSNFDKASVLPPGPERDRLLTVVVVGGGFAGIEVFAELRSLASSLIKSYPQVTFEDTHFHLVEAMGRIMPEVSLKTSEWVLSNLAKRGAFVHLDTQVTGAIDGNIELSTGETIPSDLIIWTAGVMANPTVVRGGDLPVEERGRIRTRADLRVGTEEEFVEGAWAAGDVSAVPDLSGGGVGGYCVPNAQHAVRQAKLLAKNLVAVLRGELPREYNHKNLGAVAGLGIGVGVFQSGKLAIKGPLAWIAHRGYHGLAMPSWERKFRVVGGWWNNFWLGRDLVNLETVQNPRYVFEEFAARPRPPQPAVTPPAEPRDAGKRADEKETVEAEKASASR; this comes from the coding sequence GTGACCAACACCGTGCCCAAGATCCTCATCGTCGGTGGCGGATACGCAGGCTTCTACACCGCCTGGAAGCTCGAGAAGCTTCTCCGCAAGGGCGAAGCAGAAGTGACGATCGTCGATCCGCTGCCCTACATGACCTACCAGCCCTTCCTCCCCGAGGTCGCGGCGGGGTCGATCGAAGCGCGCCACTCGGTGGTCGCCCTTCGTCGCCACCTCCACAAGACGACGGTCGTCGCGGCGAAGGTGACGGGTATCAACCACGCCGGCAAGGTCGCGACCATCACCCCGATCGCCGGCGAGCCGTACGAATTCGCGTACGACCAGATCGTCGTGACAGCGGGCGCGGTGTCGCGCACCTTCCCGATCCCGGGTATCGCCGACAATGCGATCGGCCTCAAGACCATCGAGGAAGCCGTCGCGATCCGCGACCGCCTCATGTCCAACTTCGACAAGGCGTCCGTACTGCCCCCCGGACCCGAGCGCGATCGGCTCCTGACCGTTGTCGTCGTCGGTGGAGGGTTCGCCGGCATCGAGGTGTTCGCCGAGTTGCGCTCGCTCGCGTCCTCGCTCATCAAGAGCTACCCGCAGGTGACTTTCGAGGACACCCACTTCCACCTGGTGGAAGCGATGGGGCGCATCATGCCCGAGGTGTCGCTCAAGACCAGCGAATGGGTTCTCTCGAACCTCGCCAAGCGCGGTGCGTTCGTGCACCTCGACACGCAGGTGACAGGTGCCATCGACGGCAATATCGAGCTGTCGACGGGCGAGACGATCCCGTCCGACTTGATCATCTGGACAGCGGGCGTCATGGCCAACCCCACGGTCGTCCGTGGCGGCGACCTGCCGGTCGAGGAGCGCGGTCGGATCCGCACGCGCGCTGATCTGCGCGTCGGCACGGAAGAGGAGTTCGTCGAGGGCGCGTGGGCGGCCGGTGACGTCTCTGCTGTTCCCGACCTCTCCGGCGGCGGTGTCGGCGGCTACTGCGTCCCCAACGCCCAGCACGCCGTCCGTCAGGCGAAGCTGCTCGCGAAGAACCTCGTCGCGGTCCTCCGCGGAGAGCTCCCGCGCGAGTACAACCACAAGAACCTCGGCGCTGTCGCAGGGCTCGGCATCGGCGTCGGCGTGTTCCAGTCCGGCAAGCTCGCCATCAAGGGCCCCCTCGCGTGGATCGCGCACCGCGGCTACCACGGGCTGGCCATGCCGTCGTGGGAGCGCAAGTTCCGCGTCGTCGGCGGCTGGTGGAACAACTTCTGGCTCGGCCGCGATCTCGTCAACCTCGAGACCGTCCAGAACCCGCGCTACGTGTTCGAGGAGTTCGCGGCGCGTCCGCGTCCGCCGCAGCCGGCGGTGACTCCGCCCGCGGAGCCGCGTGACGCCGGCAAGCGCGCCGACGAGAAGGAGACCGTCGAGGCGGAGAAGGCGTCCGCCTCGCGCTGA
- a CDS encoding alanine racemase, with protein sequence MSLELVGRAPTGETWRRPADHWRSLTEAVAGISGPVAAIDVPALRHNALDMLVRAAGVPIRVASKSVRVRDVLDAVLAIPGYRGILAFTLPEALWLARDHDDIVLGYPTVDREAIAHLAADEEAAARITLMIDDVAHLDIVDAVVPARNRPRLRVAIDADASWRAPGLGHIGVRRSPVHEPSDVVDLARRVIARPGFDLVGLMMYEAQIAGQGDATGSGDAVVRWMQRRSGTELLERRAAIVAALRDVAMLEFVNGGGTGSLELTASDQAVTELTAGSGLLAGHLFDGYRAFTPAPAAAFSLEVVRKPLPDIATVLGGGWIASGPAVASRQPLPVWPSGLRTLAREGAGEVQTPLQGDRARTLAVGDRVWFRHAKSGELAERVDRYVLVEGGQVVGEAPTYRGEGRTFL encoded by the coding sequence ATGAGTCTCGAGCTTGTCGGACGTGCGCCGACAGGGGAGACCTGGCGCCGGCCCGCCGACCACTGGCGCTCGCTGACGGAGGCTGTCGCGGGCATCTCCGGTCCCGTCGCGGCGATAGACGTCCCTGCCCTCCGCCACAATGCGCTGGACATGCTGGTGCGCGCAGCAGGCGTCCCCATCCGCGTCGCGAGCAAGTCGGTCCGCGTCCGCGACGTGCTCGACGCCGTCCTGGCGATTCCCGGGTATCGCGGGATCCTCGCCTTCACACTCCCCGAGGCGCTCTGGCTCGCGCGTGATCACGACGACATCGTGCTCGGCTACCCGACGGTGGATCGGGAGGCGATCGCGCACCTCGCCGCCGACGAGGAGGCCGCCGCGCGCATCACCCTCATGATCGACGACGTCGCACACCTGGACATCGTTGACGCCGTTGTGCCCGCGCGGAACCGGCCCCGCCTCCGGGTCGCGATCGATGCCGACGCCTCGTGGCGTGCGCCCGGTCTCGGTCACATCGGGGTTCGTCGCTCGCCGGTGCATGAGCCTTCCGATGTCGTGGACCTCGCTCGGCGCGTCATCGCCCGGCCGGGTTTCGATCTCGTCGGCCTCATGATGTACGAAGCTCAGATCGCCGGGCAGGGGGATGCGACCGGATCCGGCGACGCCGTCGTGCGGTGGATGCAACGACGTTCCGGGACGGAATTGCTCGAGAGGCGCGCGGCGATCGTCGCCGCCCTCCGCGACGTCGCCATGCTCGAGTTCGTGAACGGCGGCGGCACGGGCTCGCTGGAGCTCACGGCATCCGATCAGGCGGTCACGGAACTGACGGCAGGAAGCGGACTTCTCGCGGGCCACCTCTTCGACGGATACCGTGCGTTCACCCCCGCCCCCGCGGCGGCCTTCTCTCTCGAAGTGGTCCGAAAGCCCCTCCCGGACATCGCGACCGTCCTCGGCGGCGGATGGATCGCCTCGGGCCCCGCAGTGGCGTCGCGTCAGCCTCTCCCCGTCTGGCCGTCAGGGCTGCGCACGCTCGCGCGAGAGGGGGCCGGCGAAGTGCAGACGCCGCTCCAGGGCGATCGGGCGCGCACGCTCGCCGTCGGCGACCGTGTGTGGTTCCGGCATGCCAAGAGCGGCGAACTCGCCGAACGCGTCGACCGCTACGTGCTGGTCGAGGGCGGGCAGGTCGTCGGCGAGGCGCCGACCTATCGCGGCGAAGGAAGGACGTTCCTGTGA